CGTTCCTGATCACCCCGCATGAGGGCGAGTTCAACCGGCTGTTCCCCGATTTGGGCGCCGGCCTCGGCAAGCTCGCCCGGGTCCGGACCGCCGCGGCCCGTCTGGGCGCCGTGGTCCTGTTCAAGGGGGCCGACAGCGTCGTGGCGGCGCCCGACGGACGCGCGGTCGTCAACGACAACGCTCCACCCGACCTCGCCAGCGCCGGAACTGGGGATGTGCTGGCAGGGATTGCCGGGACCTTGTTGGCCCAAGGCATGCCGGCCTTCGAGGCGGCCGCGGCGGCGGTCTGGCTGCACGGCGCGGCAGGATCGGCCGTCGGACGCGGGCTGATTGCTGAGGATCTACCTGAAGAACTGCCCAATCTTCTCAAAAAACTAGAAAGTTAGGCGGCAATTCTGATAAACCGCCGCAACCCGCTGCCTTGGCCCCGGCTGCGTGCCTATGAGACGCGCGACCGCGACGCTTGCGCGCGGATCTTCGTCGTCGCCCAGCAGGTGGCGTTTCCTTGGGAGCCGCCGGGCACCGTGACGGAGGCGGGCTTCGATCGCTCGATCCGGGGCGAAGAGCTATGGGTAGCCGAGGTCGCGGCGTGGGCCTCGGGCCCCGGGCCGGTGCGATGGCAGGTGGCGGGGCTGGTCTCGGTGTTCATGCCCAGCCAGTTCGTTCACAGCCTGTTCGTCGATCCGGCTTTTCATGGCCTTGGGCTCGGCAGCGCGCTCCTGGACCGGGCGCTCTATGCGACCGGCGGACGGGCCTCGCTGAAATGCGACGAGCGCAACCGAAAGGGCTGTAGCTTCTATGAGCGGCGCGGTTGGCGGGCCAGCGAATGGGGCTGGGATCCGGACGGCGCCTGGATCCGTTTTTCGCGCTGATTCCCCAGCTTTCGTAAGGCTTCCAGGGGCCGGTGATTTCCTATTGTGCCTGGGATATCTGTGCTATACACCGCGCCCTGCGGTGGCAAACTGGGCCGGAGCCGCCGCGCCTCCCATCAGCGGGCGTGGCGAAACTGGTAGACGCGCCAGATTTAGGTTCTGGTGACGCAAGTCGTGGGGGTTCAAGTCCCTCCGCCCGCACCACGTCAGAGCAAACGGGTCTGATCCTTCAGGCCAGATGCTCGCGCCGATCGAGGGTGGCCTTGCCACCGCCCAGCCGGCGCGGGCGACACCGATGACACGGACAGGGTTCGATGCAGGTTACTGAAACGGCCAACGAAGGTCTCAAGCGCGAGTTCAAGATCGTCATTCCGGCGAGAGACTTCGAGAAGAAGATCGAGACCGAGCTCGCGGAGTATGGCCGCCAGGCCAACCTGCCGGGCTTTCGTCCCGGCAAGGTGCCGATGCCGGTCCTCAAGCAGCGCTTCGGTCAGTCCGTCCGCGGCAAGGTGATCCAGAGCACGGTTCAGGATGCGAGCTTCCAGGTCCTGAACGAGCGCGGCCTCAAGGCCGCGGGTCAGCCCCGCATCGAGATCACCAAGGGCGCCGAAGGCGAGGACGTCGAGTACAACCTCGCGATCGAGCTGATGCCCGAGATCAAGCCGATGGACTTCTCGACCCTCCAGCTCGAGCGCCTCAGCGCCGACATCACCGACAAGGATGTCGCCGAAGCGCTGGATCGTTTTGCCGCGAACCAGAAGCGCAGCCAGCCCGTCGCCGCGCCGCGCGCTGCCCGGTCGGGCGATGTCGCCGTGATCGACTTCGAGGGCAAGATCGACGGCGTGCCGTTCCAGGGCGGCAAGGCCGAGGGGCATTATCTCGAACTCGGCTCCAACAGCACCATTCCCGGTTTCGAGGACCAGATCATCGGTCACCAGCCGGGCGACAGCTTCACCATCGACGTGACCTTCCCGGAGGCCTATCCGAGCCAGGAAGTGGCCGGCAAGGCTGCCAAGTTCGACATCACGATCAAGGAGTTGCGCGAGCCCCAGACGGTCGCGGTCGATGACGAGCTGGCCAAGTCGGTCGGGCTGGAATCGCTCGACGCGCTCAAGGAGCAGGTGAAGGGCCGCCTCGAGCGCGATTCCGGGTCGCTGTCGCGCGGTCGCCTGAAGCGCCAGCTTCTTGACAAGCTGGCCGAGGGTCACGACTTCACCCTTCCGCCGGGCCTGGTCGATACCGAGTTCGATGCGATCTGGCAGCAGATCGTGGCCGACCGCCAGGCGGGCCGCCTCGACCCCGAGGACGCCAACAAGGACGAAGAGCAGCTCAAGAAGGAATACCGCGAGATCGCGGAACGCCGGGTGAAGCTCGGGCTGCTCCTTTCCGAAGTGGGACGGCAGCACAATATAGAAGTGAGCAATGACGAGATTGGCCGCGCCATCATGGCGGAGGCCAGTCGGTATGCCGGCAGCGAGCGCAAGGTGATCGAATATTACCAGCGCACGCCGGAGGCCTTGGCCCAGATCCGCGCCCCGCTCTACGAAGAGAAGGTGGTGGACTACATCCTCGAGCAGGCCAAGGTCTCAGAGCGAAAGGTGCCTCTCAGCGAGGTCACTTTCGATGACCAACCGGCGAAGAGTTGAGGCAAGCTGTCGGAAGGCGCCCCGATTCGGGGCATAAAGGACGAACCCGATGATCTACGACCGCGATCCCGTCGAGACTTATACCAATCTGCTCGTGCCCATGGTGGTGGAGCAGACCAACCGGGGCGAGCGCGCCTTCGACATCTATTCGCGCCTGCTCAAGGAACGCATCATCTTCCTCGTGGGGCCGGTGAACGATCAGGTGTCGAGCCTGGTCTGCGCCCAGCTGCTGTTCCTCGAGGCCGAGAATCCGAAGAAGGACATCTCGCTCTACATCAACTCGCCGGGCGGGGTCGTGACCTCCGGTCTCGCGATGTACGATACGATGCAGTACATCCGCTCCGACGTTTCCACCGTCTGCATCGGCATGGCGGCCTCGATGGGCTCGCTGCTGCTGACCGCCGGCGCCAAGGGCAAGCGCTACTGCCTGCCCAATGCGCGGGTGATGATCCATCAGCCCTCGGGCGGCTATCAGGGCCAGGCGACCGACATCGAGATCCACGCCCGGGAAGTCCTGGCGGTGAAGGCCCGGCTCAATGCCATCTACGCCAAGCATACCGGCCAACCGCTGGACAAGATTGAAGAGTCGATGGAGCGGGACAATTTCATGACTCCGGAGAAGGCCAAGGAATTCGGCCTGATCGATGAGGTCGTGGACAAGCGTCCGGGTGCCGACGCCGATGAGACCACCGGCGCAAGTGCCTGAAGGGATTAACGAGTTATTGACCGTACCGGTGCTATTCCAAGACCGTGGCGGCTCAGGCTCGACGAGTCGGCCCGTCGGCGCCGGGGAACGGGGCAGCAACCCCTGGCGTTGATTGAGAAATTGGGCGTTGTGTCACGGCAGAGGCTGCGGCTAACATTTCACGTTGAGTTGGCGTATCGGGATCGGGATCGAGCGGTTCGTTCATGAACAAATCCAGCGGCAGCGATAGTAAGAGCACGCTTTACTGCTCCTTCTGCGGCAAGAGCCAGCATGAGGTCCGGAAGCTCATCGCCGGACCCACGGTTTTCATCTGCGACGAATGCGTCGAGCTCTGCATGGACATCATCCGTGAAGAGCACAAGACGACGCTGGTAAAGTCGCGCAACGGCGTGCCGACGCCGCAGGACATCTGCAAGGTCCTGGACGACTATGTGATCGGCCAGGACCACGCCAAGCGCGTGCTGTCGGTGGCGGTCCACAACCACTACAAGCGCCTCTCGAACACCGGGAAGTCGAACGACGTCGAACTGGCGAAGTCGAACATCCTGCTGGTCGGTCCGACCGGTTGCGGCAAGACGCTGTTGGCCCAGACGCTGGCGCGCATCATCGATGTGCCCTTCACCATGGCCGATGCGACCACGCTGACCGAGGCCGGCTATGTCGGCGAGGACGTCGAGAACATCATCCTCAAGCTGCTGCAGGCCGCCGACTACAATGTCGAGCGCGCGCAGCGCGGCATCGTCTATATCGACGAGGTCGACAAGATCAGCCGCAAGTCGGACAACCCGTCGATCACCCGCGACGTGTCGGGCGAGGGCGTGCAGCAGGCCCTGCTGAAGATCATGGAGGGCACCATTGCCTCGGTGCCGCCGCAGGGCGGGCGCAAGCATCCGCAACAGGAGTTCCTGCAGGTCGACACCACCAACATCCTCTTCATCTGCGGCGGCGCCTTCGCCGGCCTCGAGAAGCTCATCTCGCAGCGTTCCAACAAGGGTGCGTCGATCGGCTTCGGTGCCGATGTCCGCAGCCCCGACGAGCGCCAGACCGGCGAGATCCTGCGGGATGTCGAGCCCGAGGATCTGCTGAAGTTCGGCCTGATCCCGGAATTCGTCGGCCGTCTGCCGGTCGTGGCGACGCTCGACGATCTGGACGAGAAGGCGCTCATGGACATCCTCACCAAGCCGAAGAACGCGCTGGTGAAGCAGTATCAGCGCCTGTTCGAGATGGAGGATATCCGCCTCGAATTCACCGATGACGCGCTCAAGGGCGTCGCCACGCGCGCCATCGCGCGCAAGACCGGCGCCCGCGGCCTGCGCTCGATCCTCGAGAGCATCCTGCTCGATCCCATGTTCGAGATGCCGAGCCGGGAAGGGGTGGAGAGCGTGGTGATCGGCCGCGAAGTGGTCGAAGGCAACGCCAAGCCGCTCTACATCTACACCGACCGACGCGAAGACGTTGGCAGCACCGCCTGATGGGCAGGCCCGCCTGGAGCGGGCCGCCACTCCCTTGGACGGATTTCCGGGTAACCATGGCGGCTTCGCTCGCAAGCCCCGGAAACAACGTCGCCTTTCCAGCACATCCTTGAAGATCGCCGGTTTTTCACCATTTGTGATGTGAGAATCGGGATATAGTTTGGGCTTGGTGGGTGCCTTCTCAGCACCCCCGGCCGACGGGTGACCCCCGAAGAGGAATCATGATCGAAACCCAGAACGGCACACTCTACCCAGTCCTACCCCTGCGGGACATTGTGGTGTTCCCGCATATGATCGTTCCGCTGTTTGTCGGGCGCGAGAAGTCCGTGCGCGCGCTCGAGGACGTGATGAAGGATGACAAGCAGATCCTGCTCGTCACCCAGAAGAACGCGGCCCAGGACGACCCCACCACCGCCGACATCTACACCGTTGGCACGCTCGGCACCGTGCTGCAGTTGCTGAAGCTCCCCGACGGCACCGTGAAGGTGCTGGTCGAAGGCGGCAAGCGCGCGCGGATTCTGAAGTACACGGAGAACGAGGCGTTCTTCGAGGCCTTTGCCGAACCGCTCGAGGAAGAAGCCGGCGATACCAAGGAAATCGAGGCCCTGGCCCGGACCGTGGTTTCGCAGTTCGAGCAGTACATCAAGCTGAACAAGAAGGTGCCCCCCGAGGTGCTGGTCTCGATCAATCAGATCGAGGAACCCGGCAAGCTCGCCGATACCGTCGCGTCGCATCTCTCGCTCAAGATCCCCGAGAAGCAGGACCTGCTGGAGGCCACCTCCGTCGGGCAGCGCCTCGAGCGCGTCTATGGCTTCATGGAGAGCGAGATCGGCGTGCTCCAGGTCGAGAAGCGCATCCGCAGCCGCGTGAAGCGGCAGATGGAGAAGACGCAGCGCGAGTACTATCTGAACGAGCAGCTCAAGGCGATTCAGAAGGAGCTGGGCGAGGGCGAGGACGGCCGCGACGAGCTGGCCGAGATCGAAGAGAAGATCGCCAAGACCAAGCTCTCGAAGGAAGCGCGCGAGAAGGCCATGGGGGAGATCAAGAAGCTCCGCTCCATGAGCCCGATGTCGGCCGAGGCGACGGTAGTGCGCAACTACCTCGACTGGATGCTGTCGATTCCGTGGAAGAAGCCCACGAAGGTGAAGCGCGACATCCGGCTCGCCGAGAAGGTGCTCAACACCGACCATTACGGTCTCGAGAAAGTGAAAGAGCGCATCCTCGAGTATCTCGCCGTGCAGCAGCGCATGAACAAGATCAAGGGGCCGATCCTCTGCCTGGTCGGGCCTCCGGGCGTGGGCAAGACCTCGCTCGGCAAGTCGATCGCGCGCGCGACCGGCCGTAACTTCGTTCGCATGTCGCTCGGCGGCGTGCGCGACGAGGCCGAGGTCCGCGGCCACCGGCGCACCTATATCGGGTCGATGCCCGGCAAGGTGATCCAGGGCATGAAGAAGGCGAAGTCGTCCAACCCGCTGTTCCTCCTCGACGAGGTGGACAAGCTGGGCGCCGACTGGCGCGGCGATCCCTCCGCGGCCCTGCTCGAGGTCCTCGATCCCGAGCAGAACTCGACCTTCAACGACCACTATCTCGAGGTGGATTACGACCTCTCCGACGTCATGTTCGTGACGACGGCGAACACGCTGCGCATGCCGCAGCCGCTGCTCGATCGTATGGAGGTCATCCGCATCCCCGGCTACACCGAGGACGAGAAGGTCGAGATCGCCAAGCGCCATCTGCTGCCCAAGCAGATCAAGGAACATGGCCTGAAGAAGAACGAGTGGGCCATCTCCGACGACGCGATGAAGGACCTGATCCGCTACTACACGCGGGAAGCCGGCGTCCGTAACCTGGAGCGCGAGCTCGCCAACCTGGCGCGCAAGGCGGTCAAAGAGATTCTGATGAAGAATCTCAAGAAGGTGACGGTCACCCGCCGCAACCTGGCGAAGTATGCGGGCGTTCGCCGCTTCCGTTACGGCGAGGTCGAGACCGAGGATCTGGTGGGCATCACCACCGGCCTGGCCTGGACCGAGGTCGGCGGCGAGATCCTGCAGATCGAGGCAGTGACGCTGCCGGGTAAGGGCCGGGTGATCACGACCGGCAAGCTCGGCGACGTCATGAAGGAGTCCGTCCAGGCGGCCGAGAGCTACGTGAAGTCGCGGGCGACCGCGTTCGGCATCAAGCCGACGCTGTTCGAGAAGCGGGATATCCATGTGCATGTGCCCGAAGGGGCCACGCCCAAGGACGGCCCGTCGGCCGGCGTCGCGATGTTCACGTCCATTGTGTCCGTTCTGACAGGTATCCCGGTGCGGCGCGATGTCGCCATGACGGGCGAGATCACGCTTCGCGGCCGCGTGCTGCCGATCGGCGGTCTCAAAGAGAAACTGCTGGCGGCGCTGCGGGCCGGCACGAAGATCGTGCTGATCCCGTCGGAAAACGAGAAGGACTTGGCCGACATACCGGACAACGTTAAGCGCGAACTTAAGATCATCCCGGTTTCGAATGCGGATGAAGTTCTGCGCAACGCGTTGACCCGGGAGCCGATCCCGATCGAGTGGACCGAGCCAGAGGACGTGCGCAAACTGCCGACCGACGATGCCGACGACAGCCGAGGCGGCATCGTCACGCACTGACGCTTCGAAAACGAGAGTTGGCACGGGCGCGCGAGCCATGATAGGAACGCGCGCCCGCTGCTTTTGACGGGCCCAATTCCTGGGGATATCCACGGTTCTCCAATTGACGGGTTTGTAAAGCACGGCCTAGACTCGACGGTCGTCGCGCACCAATCCGCCGAATTTCCTCATCCGCGCCTCTCGGCGCCCACTCATCCCAATTCGAAATAGGGGGTACTCACGGTGAACAAGAACGACCTCATTGCCGATGTCTCGACCGAGACCGGCTTGTCCAAAGGTGATGCGGCGCGCGCGGTCGATGCCGTCTTCGACGCCATCACCAAGTCGCTGAAGAAGGGAACCGAAGTTCGTCTCGTCGGCTTCGGCACGTTCGTCGTCACGAAGCGCGCCGCGTCCGAAGGACGCAACCCGCGCACGGGCGAGAAGATCAACATCCCGGCATCGAAGCAGCCGAAGTTCAAGGCCGGCAAGGCGCTCAAGGACGCCGTCAACTGACGCTTGCGTCCCATTCCGGTTTCGCACCGGCCGCCTGCGCCCTGGCGCGGCGGCCGGTCGCGTTTCCAGGACAATTCCGATAGAGTGCCTCGCGGCCGTTTTCCGGCCCTGCATATCCCGGCGCTGAAGAGGCAGGGCAGGGGCGATTAGCTCAGTTGGTAGAGCATCTCGTTTACACCGAGAGGGTCGGCGGTTCGAGCCCGTCATCGCCCACCAAGCCTGGCCCGTCGTCGGCCTCCGGCGATGCCTGCCAAGAGGCCTTAAGACCACATAAATCGGGCCCGGGTTAGGCTCGGCCGAGCGGTGGCCGTTTTCCTTGACGGGGGAGGGTCGCCGCTGTACATGAAGCGGCCCTGAAACGGGTGCCCTTTTGCGGGGGCGTAGCTCAGTTGGTTAGAGCGCCGGCCTGTCACGCCGGAGGCCGCGGGTTCAAGTCCCGTCGCTCCCGCCATTCCTTCCCTCAGACCTCTCGCCCTCGGACCCTCGCGATCGTCGCGAATCGGTCCGCGGATCGCGTCCGCGCCGGCGCGCGGATAGGCCCTCCATTGTGACCGTTTGACACGGGCGAGAGGAGCGCGCGGGGCCGGCCTAAAGCCTGTCGCCATCGACGATTTGTCCTTTCCGCTCCAGGACCGCCGCCTTATATTGGCGGCGCCTTTGGGGGAGAGCAGCTGACGCCGCCGCGCCGATATCGCGCGAGCGCCGAAGCGGCTCGACTCCCGTCCTGTGATGTCGGAGCGAACACGGGCCCATGTCCTCGCTGCTAGCGAATTACCTGCCGATCCTGATCTTCCTGGCCATCGCCATCGCGGTCGCCGGGGCCGCCGTGGGCGCCTCCCTGATCGTCGCCCGCCAGAACCCCGACAGCGAGAAGCTCTCGCCTTACGAATGCGGCTTCGACGCCTTCGACGACGCCCGCCGTCGCTTCGACGTCCGCTTCTACCTGGTCTCGCTGCTCTTCATCATCTTCGACCTCGAGGTCGCCTTCCTGTTCCCCTGGGCCGTCTCCCTGGGCGATATCGGGGTGTTCGGCTTCTGGTCGATGGTGGTGTTCCTCGGCGTGCTGACGGTCGGCTTTGCCTATGAGTGGAAGAAGGGAGCCCTGGAATGGGACTGATGCAACCGACCGGAGCCTCCCGCGACCAGGTCGTGGCGGAGCTGGGCCAGGAGCTCTCCGACAAGGGCTTCGTCGTCGCCCAGATGGACAAGCTCGTGAACTGGGCGCGCACCGGCTCGCTCTGGCCGATGACCTTCGGGCTCGCCTGCTGCGCCGTCGAGATGATGCATGCCTACATGGCGCGCTACGACCTCGACCGCTTCGGCATCGTGCCGCGCGGCAGCCCGCGCCAGTCCGACGTGATGATCGTCGCCGGCACGCTCACCAACAAGATGGCCCCGGCCCTGCGCAAGGTCTACGACCAGATGCCGGAGCCGCGCTGGGTCATCTCGATGGGCTCCTGCGCCAATGGCGGCGGCTACTACCACTACTCCTACGCCGTGGTGCGCGGCTGCGATCGCATCGTGCCCGTGGACATCTATGTGCCGGGTTGCCCGCCCACCGCCGAGGCGCTGGTCTACGGCATTCTGCAGCTGCAGAAGAAGATCAGGCGCACCACCACCATCGCGCGCTGACGCGCGTTTCCCTCCACGAGTTCCTTCAACACCCGAGATCAAACCGGCGATGACGCAATCCCCTCAGATCGCGACCGGCACGCTGAAAGACCTTGGCGAGTATGTCGCCGCCGCGCTGCCGGCCGAGGTCACGCGCTGGGAGATCAAGAACCGCGAGCTAATCGTCTGGGTGGCGCGGCCCTCGATCGTGAAGCTGCTGACCTTTCTGCGCGACGACAGCCACTGCCTGTTCAAGCAGCTCATCGACATCTGCGGCGTCGATTATCCGGAGCGCGAGGAGCGCTTCGAGGTCGTCTATAATCTGCTGAGCCTCAAGCACAACAACCGCATCCGCGTGAAGCTGAGCACCACGGCCGACGAGCCCGTGCCCTCGGTCGTGAGCCTGTTCAACTCGGCCAACTGGTTCGAGCGCGAGGCCTGGGATCTCTACGGGATTTTCTTCTCCGACCACCCCGATCTGCGCCGCATCCTCACCGACTACGGTTTCGAGGGCCATCCGTTCCGCAAGGACTTCCCGCTCACCGGCTATGTCGAGGTCCGCTACGACGAAGAGCAGAAGCGGGTCGTCTATGACAAGGTCAAGCTGGTGCAGGATTTCCGGGTTTTCGACTTCGAGAGTCCCTGGGAGGGCATCCTGACCCGACTGCCGGGCGACGAGAAGGCGAACAAGCCGTCATGAGCGAAAACCAGATCAAGCCGCTGACCATGAATTTCGGGCCGCAGCATCCCGCGGCCCACGGCGTGTTGCGCCTGGTCATGGAGATGGACGGCGAGGTGATCGAGCGGCTCGATCCGCATATTGGCCTGCTGCATCGCGGCACCGAGAAGCTGATCGAGTACAAGACCTATGTGCAGGCGATTCCCTATTTCGACCGCCTCGATTACGTCTCGCCGATGTGCCAGGAGCACGCCTTCGTGCTCGCGGTCGAGAAGCTCCTCAATCTCGAAGTGCCGCTGCGCGGGCAGTATATCCGCGTCCTGTTCGACGAGATCACGCGCATCCTGAACCATCTGCTGAACGTCCCGGCCTATGCCATGGACGTGGGCGCGGTCACGCCCTTCCTCTGGTGCTTCGAGCAGCGCGAGCTGCTCATGGAGTTCTATGAGCGCGTTTCCGGCGCGCGCCTCCATGCGGCCTATTACCGGCCGGGCGGGGTGCATCAGGATCTGCCGGCAGGCCTGCTCGACGACATCATGAAATGGGCCGAGGGCTTCCCGAAGATCCTCGCCGACATCGAGAGCCTGCTGACCGAGAACCGCATCTTCAAGCAGCGGCTGGTCGATATCGGCATCGTCAGCGCGGCCGAGGCGCTCGACTGGGGCTTCACCGGTCCGATGCTGCGCGGTTCGGGCGTGCCCTGGGACCTGCGCAAGTCGCAGCCCTACATGGTCTATGACCGGATGAAGTTCGACGTGCCGATCGGCAAGACCGGCGACTGCTATGACCGCTATCTGGTGCGCATGGAAGAGATGCGCCAGTCGCTGCGAATCGTGAAGCAGTGCTGCGAGGAGATGCCGGGCGGTCCCGCCACCAGCGACGACCGCAAGATCACGCCGCCCAAGCGCGCCGACATGAAGCGCTCGATGGAAGCGCTGATCCATCATTTCAAGCTCTATACCGAAGGCTTCCACGTGCCGCCCGGCGAGACCTACACCGCCGTCGAGGCGCCCAAGGGCGAGTTCGGCGTGTATCTGGTTTCAGACGGGAGCAACAAGCCCTATCGCTGCAAGATCCGCGCCCCCGGCTTCACCCATCTGGCGGCGATCGACTATTGCAGCCGCGGCTACATGCTCGCGGATTCGGTGGCGATCCTGGGTTCCATGGATATCGTGTTCGGCGAGATCGATCGATGAGTGCGTCTCAATCACCGGGGCCTGCGGAGCCGCAGAGCTTCGTCTTCACGCCCGAGAACAAGGCCGAGGCCGAGAAGTTGATCGCGCGCTACCCCAAGGGGCGGCAGCAGAGCGCGGTCATGGGCCTGCTGTGGCTGGCCCAGCGGCAGAGCGGCGGCTGGCTGCCGCGCGCGGCGATGGAGCATGTGGCGGCCACCCTCGATATGGCGCCGATCCGCGTCTATGAGGTCGCCACCTTCTACACGATGTACAACCTCAAGCCGGTCGGGAAGCACCACATCCAGCTCTGCCGCACCACGCCCTGCTGGCTGCGCGGCTCGGATGCCCTGCGCGAGGTGTGCGAGAAGAAGCTCGGCATCGGCCTCAAGGAAGTGACGCCCGACGGCAAGTTCTCGCTGGTCGAGGTCGAATGCCTCGGCGCCTGCGTGAACGCGCCCATGATCCAGATCAACGACGATTTCTACGAGGACCTCGACGCCAAGTCGATGGAAGCGCTGCTCGACAAGCTGGCCCGGGGCGAGACGCCCAAGGTTGGCTCGCAGACCGGGCGGCAGGGATCGGCGCCCGAGGGCGGGCCGACGACCTTGTTGAACGCGGCGCCGAAGGCGGGGGAGTAGGGCGATGCTGCGCGATGAAGACCGCATCTTCCGCAATCTCTACGGCACCGACGACTGGCGCCTCGCGGGCGCCCGTCGCCGCGGCCTCTGGGACAACACCAAGGCGCTGATCGAGCGCGGCCGCGACGGCATCATCGACGAGGTCAAGAAGTCCGACCTGCGCGGCCGGGGCGGGGCCGGGTTCCCCACCGGCCTCAAATGGTCCTTCATGCCGAAGCAGTCGGACGGGCGTCCGGCCTATCTCGTCGTCAATGCCGACGAGTCCGAGCCCGGCACCTGCAAGGATCGCGAGATCCTGCGCTACGACCCGCATATGCTGCTGGAAGGCTGCCTCGTGGCCGGCTTCGCCATGGGCACGGTCGCGACCTACATCTATATCCGCGGCGAGTTCTATCTCGAGGGGCTCCACCTGCAGGCCGCGATCGATGAGGCCTATGCGGCGGGCCTCATCGGCAAGAACGCCTGCGGCACCGGCTATGACCACGACATCTATCTGCATCGCGGCGCCGGCGCCTATATCTGCGGCGAGGAGACCGCGCAGCTCGAGAGCCTCGAGGGCAAGAAGGGCCAGCCGCGCCTGAAGCCGCCCTTCCCGGCGGCGGTCGGGCTCTATGGCTGCCCGACCACGGTCAACAATGTCGAAACCATCGCGGTGGCGCCGACCATCCTGCGCCGCGGCGCCGACTGGTGGCTCAAGATCGGCCGGCCGAAGAACACCGGCACCAAGATCTTCTGCATCTCCGGCCATGTGAACAAGCAGTGCAACGTCGAAGAGGAGATGGGCATCCCGCTCAAGGAGCTCATCGAGAAGCATGCCGGCGGCGTGCGCGGCGGCTGGGACAACCTGCTGGCCGTCATTCCCGGCGGGGCGTCGGTGCCGCTGCTGCCGCGCTCGATCTGCGACACGGTGCTGATGGATTTCGACAGCCTGCGCGAGGTCAAGTCGGGCCTCGGCACGGCGGCCGTGATCGTCATGGACAAGTCGACCGACCTGATCGCCGCGATCGAGCGGCTCTCGCATTTCTACATGCATGAGAGCTGCGGCCAATGCACGCCCTGCCGCGAAGGCACCGGCTGGATGTGGCGCATCATGGGCCGGATGGTGAAAGGCGATGCGACGCTCGACGAGATCGGCATGCTCGAGGACGTGACCAAGCAGATCGAGGGCCACACCATCTGCGCGCTGGGCGATGCCGCAGCCTGGCCGATCCAGGGGCTGATCCGCCATTTCCGCCCGGTCATGGAACAGCGGATCAAGGATTATCGCGGCCGCACCGCCAAGGCGGCGGAGTAACCCCCGCAATGAAGATCGAGCACCAGCGCGAAATCATGCAAGTCGTCGATGCGGACCTGTCGGGCTCGAGCTACCGGGACGCCAGCCTCGCCGGCACGACCTTCAATGACGTGAATCTGACGGGCAGCCGCTTCGCCGACGTCAACATGCAGCGGGCGCACATCGAGGACGCGGACTTGTCCTCGGCCCATATCCGCAACTGCAAGCTGGCCGGGATGCAGATCGATGGCGTTCCGGTCGAAGCCATGCTCGAAGCCTACCGCGCGTCCGCCAAGGGACAGAAATAGCCATGCCGAAACTGACCATCGACGGCCAACTGATCGAGGTCCCGGCGGGCCTGACCGTGCTTCAGGCCTGCGAGATTGCCGGGGCCGAGATCCCGCGCTTCTGCTATCACGAGCGCCTGTCGGTCGCCGGCAATTGCCGCATGTGCCTGGTCGAGATGGAGAAGTCGCCCAAGCCGATCGCCTCCTGCGCGATGCCGGTGGCCGAAGGCATGGTGATCAAGACCGACACGCCGCTGGTGCAGAAGGCGCGCAACGGGGTGATGGAGTTCCTGCTGATCAACCATCCGCTCGATTGCCCGATCTG
The nucleotide sequence above comes from Hypericibacter terrae. Encoded proteins:
- the nuoE gene encoding NADH-quinone oxidoreductase subunit NuoE, yielding MSASQSPGPAEPQSFVFTPENKAEAEKLIARYPKGRQQSAVMGLLWLAQRQSGGWLPRAAMEHVAATLDMAPIRVYEVATFYTMYNLKPVGKHHIQLCRTTPCWLRGSDALREVCEKKLGIGLKEVTPDGKFSLVEVECLGACVNAPMIQINDDFYEDLDAKSMEALLDKLARGETPKVGSQTGRQGSAPEGGPTTLLNAAPKAGE
- the nuoF gene encoding NADH-quinone oxidoreductase subunit NuoF, coding for MLRDEDRIFRNLYGTDDWRLAGARRRGLWDNTKALIERGRDGIIDEVKKSDLRGRGGAGFPTGLKWSFMPKQSDGRPAYLVVNADESEPGTCKDREILRYDPHMLLEGCLVAGFAMGTVATYIYIRGEFYLEGLHLQAAIDEAYAAGLIGKNACGTGYDHDIYLHRGAGAYICGEETAQLESLEGKKGQPRLKPPFPAAVGLYGCPTTVNNVETIAVAPTILRRGADWWLKIGRPKNTGTKIFCISGHVNKQCNVEEEMGIPLKELIEKHAGGVRGGWDNLLAVIPGGASVPLLPRSICDTVLMDFDSLREVKSGLGTAAVIVMDKSTDLIAAIERLSHFYMHESCGQCTPCREGTGWMWRIMGRMVKGDATLDEIGMLEDVTKQIEGHTICALGDAAAWPIQGLIRHFRPVMEQRIKDYRGRTAKAAE
- a CDS encoding NADH-quinone oxidoreductase subunit D → MSENQIKPLTMNFGPQHPAAHGVLRLVMEMDGEVIERLDPHIGLLHRGTEKLIEYKTYVQAIPYFDRLDYVSPMCQEHAFVLAVEKLLNLEVPLRGQYIRVLFDEITRILNHLLNVPAYAMDVGAVTPFLWCFEQRELLMEFYERVSGARLHAAYYRPGGVHQDLPAGLLDDIMKWAEGFPKILADIESLLTENRIFKQRLVDIGIVSAAEALDWGFTGPMLRGSGVPWDLRKSQPYMVYDRMKFDVPIGKTGDCYDRYLVRMEEMRQSLRIVKQCCEEMPGGPATSDDRKITPPKRADMKRSMEALIHHFKLYTEGFHVPPGETYTAVEAPKGEFGVYLVSDGSNKPYRCKIRAPGFTHLAAIDYCSRGYMLADSVAILGSMDIVFGEIDR
- a CDS encoding pentapeptide repeat-containing protein, whose amino-acid sequence is MKIEHQREIMQVVDADLSGSSYRDASLAGTTFNDVNLTGSRFADVNMQRAHIEDADLSSAHIRNCKLAGMQIDGVPVEAMLEAYRASAKGQK
- a CDS encoding NADH-quinone oxidoreductase subunit A, with protein sequence MSSLLANYLPILIFLAIAIAVAGAAVGASLIVARQNPDSEKLSPYECGFDAFDDARRRFDVRFYLVSLLFIIFDLEVAFLFPWAVSLGDIGVFGFWSMVVFLGVLTVGFAYEWKKGALEWD
- a CDS encoding NADH-quinone oxidoreductase subunit C, translating into MTQSPQIATGTLKDLGEYVAAALPAEVTRWEIKNRELIVWVARPSIVKLLTFLRDDSHCLFKQLIDICGVDYPEREERFEVVYNLLSLKHNNRIRVKLSTTADEPVPSVVSLFNSANWFEREAWDLYGIFFSDHPDLRRILTDYGFEGHPFRKDFPLTGYVEVRYDEEQKRVVYDKVKLVQDFRVFDFESPWEGILTRLPGDEKANKPS
- a CDS encoding HU family DNA-binding protein; translation: MNKNDLIADVSTETGLSKGDAARAVDAVFDAITKSLKKGTEVRLVGFGTFVVTKRAASEGRNPRTGEKINIPASKQPKFKAGKALKDAVN
- a CDS encoding NuoB/complex I 20 kDa subunit family protein, whose protein sequence is MGLMQPTGASRDQVVAELGQELSDKGFVVAQMDKLVNWARTGSLWPMTFGLACCAVEMMHAYMARYDLDRFGIVPRGSPRQSDVMIVAGTLTNKMAPALRKVYDQMPEPRWVISMGSCANGGGYYHYSYAVVRGCDRIVPVDIYVPGCPPTAEALVYGILQLQKKIRRTTTIAR